From the Hordeum vulgare subsp. vulgare chromosome 1H, MorexV3_pseudomolecules_assembly, whole genome shotgun sequence genome, the window tcctctaggatcagctgcccttcctctggagagatgcatcgttgaagaacgcctgaaacgctttccttgtacaattggccatcaatgacagtgaatgacttcgaccttcgAACTATCTGCCTGGCGtggacttcgtcttctcgtaATTCCTGCCtcgggatatatgcaatgatcggcacagtccaatcggggatgacagcaagaatctccatgatcaaatcaaccacagcaggtacatcgacttcagtcggatctgttgaactctttggttgtactggttcctctgtaaaggatcttctttgactgagggaaggtgaaggtgctcgaggcagacgtcactcgggactggtctccgagtggatccgagttttgccaactcatcagctgcttggttctttagtctcggaacatggtgaagttctagaccttcaaacttcttctcaagcttcctcactgcattgcagtatgtggtcatggtggggttcctgacgtcccactctttcatcacttgattgaccaccaaatccgaatcgccgtagaccatcaagcgacggacgccgagtgagacggccatgcgcaatccttagaggagagcttcatactctgcctcgttgttggaggaatcgaagtgtatctgtataacgtacttgagtttgtcgccctttggcgatatgatcacaacgccagcgccggagcgattcaacatcttggacccatcgaagaacattgtccaatgggccgagtagatgtgggtcggttgttgttgttctacccattctgctatgaagtcagccagagcttgagacttaatagctttcttggcctcgaacttgatatcgcagtacagcatctccatcgcccacttcgccactcggcctgacgcgtctcgattgtggagaatttccgacaacggagcatcagaaacgacagacaccgagtggtcttggaaataatgggccaccttcttcgcagtcatgtagatcccgtagataagcttttgatagtggggatacctctgcttggaaggagtcaggacttcggagacgtagtacactgaccgttgaactttgtatgctttgccttcttcttctcgttcgactgtaagaacagtactgacgacttgatttgtagccgcggtgtacagaagaaggggctctttactgagcggagcagtaagaactggctgggtggaaagtaggactttgaggtcgtcgaatgcgacttgggcttcgtctgtccactcgaaagtatctaatttcttcatgagtcggtacacaggAAGTGCTTTCTTgccaagtcgactgatgaacctgctcaaagccgctaggcaacctgtgagtcgttgaacatcgtgtattctgaccggcctctccattcggacgatggtcccgatcttttcggggttgacatcgatccctcgttcgaaaacgaagaaaccgagtaactttccgctgggaacgccgaatgaacatttggcggggttgagcttgatatcgtacctacgaaggttggcgaatgtttctgccaagtcagtcagcaggtcggaacctttgcgtgacttgactacgatatcatccatatacgcctccacattccaaccgatctggtcgaggagacatttttgaatcatgcgcataaaggtagctcctgcattcttcaaaccgaatggcatagtgatgtagcagaagcacccgaatggggtgatgaaggctgtttttaactcatcgggaccatacagacggatttgatgatagcccgaataggcatcaagaaatgacaaacgctcgcaacccgcagtcgaatcgacaatttgatatatgcgggggagcggaaaatggtcgttcgggcagaccttattgagatgcttgaagtcgatgcacattcggagcgacttattcttcttggacaccatgacaacattggcgagccactcggagtgctgaacctcacgaatgaagttggccgccagcagcttggccacctcttccccgattgccttcctcttgtgcgcggcggaccggcgcaggcactctcggacaggccgagcggtggaatccacgtgcagtcggtgctcagccaactccctgggtacacctggcatgtcagagggtttccatgcgaagatttcccagttctcacggaggaattgggtgagctcggcttcctatttaggatcgaggatggtggagatgttcgtcggggcagcagtggcgtccgtcgggtggatgctgaccttcttcgtctctcccgccgactggaatgcagactctgaagctggcttcttcaagcgcatcaggtcggcggggtcgactgttttcttgtactcgtcaagctcgaggacggccatctgctggtcggcgattcttgatccctgctgcagacactcttcggctcgttgccgattgcctgtgatggtgatcacacccttcgggcctggcatcttcagcttcagctatacgtaacatggacgggccatgaaacgtgcatacgctgggcggcccagaattgcgtgataagcgctctggaagtcgaccacttcgaacgtcagctttcccttgcggaagttcttgtcggagccgaaaacgacgtccaacgtgatctggccgagtgacttggccttccgcccagggacgactccatggaactgcatgctgctctcgctgagtttggacatcgggatgcccatccccttgagtgtgtcggcgtacatgatgttcaagccactgccgccgtccatgaggactttgcgcagtcgaactccttccaccaccgggtcgacgaccagagcctgtctccccggggtgggtacatgtgccggatgatccgactagtcgaaggtgatcgcagtctgagaccatttgaggaacttggggttggtgggggtggccatgttcacctctctgttcaccagcttcagtcgactctttctctcaacgtcagcaaaaatcatgagagttgcatggacttggggggaacggatcctccttatcctcctcatcctgttcgttgtccttttcactcggttgcccttcgccgaacccctggatcaggaggcgacactgtcgagtggtatgcttcacatatatggggttgccctcttcatccatcttcgtatgaaccggacatggctggtccaggatggggttattgaactgtttcttcttgggggtgaactgagccttccctttcccttgaacttggcattggttacggctgcagcttctgcttgcggagcagtcggagctttctgcttctgcttccgagtgttgcccccatctccatcagcgactgttttgtgcttgccgcttcggatgcggtcttcttcttcgccattagcatagcgcgtcgctatttccatcatcttgctcatggagatgtcgtctgttcgaccgaacttcaggtacagatctttgtaccgcacgcctgccttgaaggcgcagactgcttgatgctcggtgacgttctccaccgtgtggtagagagttgtccaacgctgaatgaagtctcgcaggggctcattctgcttctggacgcagtgctggagctccacgaggccagcagggcgcttgcacgtccctttgaaggtcctgatgaacactcgagccagatctgcccagctgtagatgcttgagggggccaactggttcagccacgctcgcgccgagccgtcgagcatcagagggaggtgcttcatggcgacatggtcgtctcatcctccgatctggactactactcggtaatcatccagccacgtttctggcttggactcccctgtaaacttgctaattcccgtcgccaatcggaagttgggagggatgtcagccgaacggatggctcgactgaaacactcgggaccagaaacgatggccctgcttccactcggacggtcaatatcgtgaccatcgcggtaggCCCGGCccgtgtcgaccctccgctgggcgatatgccctcttgcgtcgggccttgggtcgtaagtgtcaccgactgaacgccgatcatcatgatgccggggcccgtagggcccaccccgcggaggggtgcgtgaacagcggcgatcttcgtgatttatggaacggatgcctcctctgtgccgctgatgggaacctgggctgtgaaccgaccgatgcgtattcgcatgaacagaactattatggatcctgttatgcgactgggagactgccgaattctgttgctccgccgtgtgcaacagggctcggatctgctcgattcccctaccagcctctgaatcagtcggctggagggaatcggctatcttggcagccgcagccaagttgaggaggggcgtgcggaacaactccacgttgttccgccgagtgtgtcgactggcagaacggcgaggcggacgacgcgcgccggacgtttcgccgatctcgtgctcgttccggccagcttgacggggatcttcattagagttggccatgtgtacttctgctgcaggcccgcgacccgcgtactcggaaggaaactcagtcgggaccgagcccgagtgctgggacagcggggcaaccacaacagactctagaatcgccacttgtgaagacgcgttctgacgcgcctgggcgtgttgcacccaacgctgaagtcgCAGACGACGGGACcggttgctgcggcgcgtgacggcggtataGGTcggcaccggagccgactgctggagaagaagaatgccgcgggccccatcacggaagtgcgtagccccacgacagggaagcgcctcgacgtcgagaggagcatcccgaaggcacgccgaatcgtcgacgatgaagaagagagcgccgaagaagatctggtgacccatgctcgaatctccaccggacgacatgacgaaaggaagtagtcgcaaactcgccggaagtcgctcagacgcctgccccaaggtgggcgtcaactgtcgtgggtataagcctgacagtagatgtatagagtacgaaaaggatgggcagagtcccagctacggcgaggttgtatgagttcaggcccctctacggtgaagGTAATAgctctacgtctcagtgctctgggagcttgatgtcgagtggaatatggaatacaatgattttctaacccctgcaccagaggggaagggtggcttatatagagtgcgctgccctccacaacggtttcgatacagggatggagtagtggcgattgaatgtgtacgttaccggtaacatacgtcctaaatgctaataaatgcacatgGAAATGTACGACCgtctccctccaggggggttacgatgttccgagtggcagccagtcggttagttgaatgttctccgaatgctagtctccgactggatggtcgaggacctgttgccgactggatgatggggactccttaattcagtcggaactgactaagggccttgtcccttatgagggatagtccttgggtaggacttacaggacaggcctatgaccctaccctaggactataaccccatcacatgATTAATGTCATATTGTGCTCTTCTATTTGATCACGTATTCTGAACGAATAACTACTGTATGTGAAAGAATACACAGTTCCAGATAACCTCCGTGGATCAATCCACACTTGGGTCCTTGGCCATTCTAGTTATCTTGCCCAGAGACGTATATATAGTAGTATAACTGATGTAAGCCCCGAAACTCTGTACCAAAGTCTCAGAAATTATATGGGGCGCCGAGCCGCCACCTTCCAATCTTCTACAGTCAAAACCTAAGGAGTTCTATCCAATGAAAGAATGGAGATTCTTTCCTTCCCAAGTTTAGGGACAGCCATGGCGGGTATAAAGCATTGAAGCACCATGATTGGACCAATGTTGCCTTCAAGCGTCATGGACTTAGCACAGCTGCAACCATCAACATGTCATGATGTCGAGCGGAAAGATTCTGTGCCCCTCGATGACCTGAGCGGAATGCCATCAGCGGCAGACCTGAGAGGAATTCCCTCAGTGCCCCTGGGTGACCTGAGAGGAATGCCATCAGCAGCAGATCTGAGAGGAATTCCTTCGGATTCATATGCATCCTCGTCCACGTGTTTAGGAATTCGGATAGGTAGACTCTGCTGGAGACCTGCATATCAATGGATGAGAAATTATACATTGGTGCCATTTCAAGTAAAACAGGAGATGTTTACAAAAGAAATCAGGAGGAGGGGGGGATGCAGGCATACCATCCACCATATCTTTCGTCTTGTGAAGAAGAAATGTCCCGGAAAGGATAGTAACGAAACCACACATCTCAGTGACAATTTGGGTCGGATTTTGACGATCCCAGTCCTGCATGTAATTATAGTTGAAAACAGTAAATATTTTGTATAACATTTTAATGGAACACAATAGTGGATAGACGGATGCACCACTTGACAATCAGCTTAGGAGACAGCAAAGATGTGAGGTGTTATTGTGATTCAGAAAATTATTATCGTCTAACAGATACTCCCCCCGTcggtccgtcccataatataagagcgtttttgacactGCCATTCACACTTTACCCTATTTACCTGTTGACATAACTAACTCGTCTTCACAATGAAGGCAGGACATAAGCTTGCTAATTTGAGAATTTCCGAACACAATGATAGGCCGTCTAACCCTTACTATGTGAGGATCTGGTTCAAAACCCTTGCTATAACCGAATTTGGATATCAATCAGCCAGGCAACACCACAATTAACAGGTTAACTGTACAACAATCAGCCAGGTAAACTTGTGTGATTGTTGTAATGATGGCTGCAAGGTTTACTGTGGCAAGATCAAAACCTGAGTGTTCTAGGAAACATAAAGGTTGCAAGGTTATGGATAGAATATTTGTACGCATGGTACAAAGAATAACTCGAAATTACTTCAATACTACTCCCTTTGTAAagtaatataagatcttttagatgAATAaaggtttacagagggagtacatattaGTGCCAGAAGCTAACTCACTAAAATAAAGATTATCATCTAGCATGTTTACTGCATATTCCCAAAATAACTAAGATCCCTGGATTGATTTTTATTAAGCCAATATCGCTGTTTAAGATGGAAAGTAAAGCAAAGCTTGCTGACAATTATGTAAACAAGTATTCTGAGCTCCAAAGCTGTTACCTTGAACATTATTACACTAGCCAAAATGGTCAACGAAGTAAACATCGTATAATAAATGGGCGAAACAACTGCAGTATTGAATGTGTCAAGGGCCTGCAAAAGTACAATAGCAAGCTGAACATAATTTATAGCATAATACACACATGTAAGATATCAATATAGCAACATTGTTATTCAGTCTATGCTACTTATGGAAATTATTCTCTTAGAACAGGCATAACTGCCAACGAACATAAACATCGATCATACCTTGTTCAGATAGTTCATCTGTGTTACTATGCATGCGATTACAACAAGTGTGAAGAACCATGTTTGTGGATAAACTAGCTGGTTCATCCCTGAAAATGTCAGCTTCAAGGCTATCCCAAGAGCTTTGACACTCATGACCTGCCAAGCCAAGCAGAATACAGATAGAAACATTAGAATCATAACTTAAGGAGGGTTTTTTTTACCAACTATCTAAGGATTAAGTGaagacaaaacaaaaaatcaTGAGGTGAAAAGCATACCGACAGAGACCCAAAAAGAGAACAGATACCAATATACACCATAATATGTGTCTGACCATACTTTGGGACAAAATGGAATATGAGCACGAAAGCTGCTGCGAGCACAATGGCTGCATAAAGTAGAAATGCTGCAACATTGAAATTTAAGCCTTAGTATTGTTGATAAATAGTAACATACTGAAATGTCAACATGACGTCAATAATGATTTACAGTACTATGCAAGCGTATAGAATGCAGAATAAAACCTGGTTCAGTAGCAAGATCCCATACTTCTGCCACAGATTCAATTTCACGTTCCGGAGGGGCATGTAGCACAATTGTTGTCGAACCCACAACACAAAGAATACACCCGAGTACACCAAATGTGTGCAGCTTCTCCCGCAAAATGATACGTGCAAGAACAGCACTGTAAGAGAACGTGCCAAAAGTATCAGAACTGCTGAAATATAAGCAATACAAGATTTTAGTGTATCAGTTGTAAATCATATTAAATTTAGCCCATACCTAATAATTATGCTAAGTGCACCAAGTGGAGTCACCAAGATAGCAGGGGCAAAAGCATATGCAGCAAAGTTAGCGATTTCCCCAACAACCACTGGAAATTGTACATCGTTAGTATCACCACATATAGTAATGGAAGCAAAAGACTATGTCGGAACCAAATTTCTATCCACTGTATCAAATGAAATACCTACTTGTTATCAGTCCTATCCACCACAGTGGCTCAAGCAGGTAAGAGTAGCCACCAACACCTGTTCAAATCAACAAAATAAGCATAAACACTGGAAAAGGTTGAAATGTAGCTGGAATGACAGAAGCAACATTTTCAGCACGATATTTGCACAATGCACCACAGATGAAACAAGGAAAATTTAACCTAGAACAGGGCATATGATCATCAGCAAACACTGACttttataattattatttttaaagagAATGATATACGCTGAAAGTTTAAGGGAAACAAGCTAACAGAAGGGAGTCCATTGCATACATTTTCCTGGCGCAACAAATATTCTTAAAGTTTAAAGGACAACAAGCTGACAGGAGTCTATTGTATACATCTCCCCGGTTCAACAAATGCTATGAGTAAGTGAGGATTCATCTCCCGCCTACAGTCAATGATTGTCATATTTCCGAGAAATCCATGCTGAATGTGATATTAAAGGTGCAGGAGCAAGGAAGAAATGCAAGGTAAATCAAGCCATCAGCCCATCACCACCATGTCATCTGTTGTACGAGTACTAATGATTGGTATTGGTGGAACAACATCAAGCAAAGTTCAGGAACGTCTCAGTCCAAGCTCAACAACCATTCCGATCTCCAATGCGCTTGCTGCTCCAAAGTCGTACCTATCCAGGGTCCAGCGCAGGCCCCCACCGACAGCGAAAGCGAGATCCGAATCTCGCGCGGCTCCGCGCAGATCTAGGCTAGGGAGCCAGCCAGCAGCGCGGCGAGGCGGCGGCAGCACAGGGAAGGCCTCGCGCTGTTCGCCGGGCAGTGTGGAACGAGACGGGGGTGTGCGGAGCAGAGAGGGGGGGTGGAGCTGGGGCGGGCGGGAAGGGACGCACCTGCGCGGACGCCGGAGGCGCCGGCCTTCTTGAGCCCCTTCTTCTTGACGATGAAGCTGGCCCCGATGAAGAGGCTGGAGGAGACCGCCAGCAGCAGGCCCTTGATGTTGTCCGCGGACATCCCGGTGTAGGACACCACCCAGCTCCCCAGCCGCTCCCCGCCCATCTCGGAAAACCCGCCGTCGCCTCCGGCGCCGCCGACCCCCTAGCccgtcctcctccccctcctcctgcgGCGGCGGCCGCGCATGCGAGATCTGGACTGGAGAGGCCGCTCGCCACGTCGGTGGGACGGCTTGGCTTTTCGCCTGGCTGTGCTGGTGCTCGCCTGCTTCGGGGTTGGGGGCTTTGTGAGCTCTACGCGGGGCGggggagtgggaggggaggggagaggagaaGGTATCGCGTCGCGCGCGGACGGGCGGCAGAGGCCGCAGGACAAAAACCAGCAAAAGACTGCCGACTGCGGCGACGACGTCGTCGAGACGGAAGCGGGGGAGAGGGGCAGAGGGCAGGCGGTCAGCCAGTCCTCCAAGagccgtgcgtgcgtgcgtgcgtgcgtggctCGTGCCGTGCGAGCTACTCGGTTTTTTGTCCTCTGCGGCGCCTACTGCTGTGGTGTGGCTGGCCCTGGTAACGGCGGATGCTGTGCGCCGTGTTTAGAGTAATTTAGAGGAACTTCAATCACGCGACTAATTCCATTCACCACCGTTCGTTTGGGTCGACGAGGATAAAATCGAATTTCACAACGCGtcgatttatttttaaaacacgTCTGTTCCGCGTCCGCGCCAATCCATTTCCGGTCTAAATTTGAGCCTGAAATGCGTTGGCGCGGACGCGAAGCGGACGCGTCCGCACCGACGCACGCGCCCACTCGGTGTTCGCTCCCAATCACCGCGGTCAACATTATTTATAACGGCCGTCCATCTTGGACCCACGCGTCAGCAACCGCGGtcggccttttttaatccgagcgtgcatTGGGTTCCGGCTCATCTGCTTTCAGAAACCCACACTTCCCCATCTCGCCACTTCCTCGacgaccaaaccctagcaccatggTCGGCTCCTTCCCGCCCAAGGGCAAGGCCCCGCTCTACCCCCGCGCCATCTCCCTGCCGGCGTCTTCTCGCCGGCCTCGCCAGCGTGTGAGTGTCCCagtgccaccaccaccagcacagcCCGCGCCGGCAGGACAGACGACGGAGGCGCACGCAGTTGTGCTCTGGAGCACGGTGTTCCCCTGGGCCGGTCCTGCGCATACActggtcgacctcaccggccccgacAACGACGACGCCTTCGTCGCCTAGGGCTGCCACGTAGTTTTAGGTTTTTTTTATGTTAACTAATGTAATACGGACGCGTGGACTCTCGTCGGCCTTCGTGGCcagcttttaatgtttaattatgcatgTTAAGTATTTTCGCAAattcttatatatatttttggcatGTCGGTAAAAAATGGGTCGAGACAGCGTTGGACGCATGCGCCGATCCAAACGCCGAAGCACACATTCGTGTCCGATGAGCCGACCCAAACGGATCAAAAGCGGACAAAATCGCAGTCTGTTTGGGTCGGCCCGTTGGAGTTGCCCGACCTTAAATAAAAAAACCACCAACTTTTGTTTTTGTTAAAAACGTCACATTTAACAGTTTGCTAAAAATGTTGATCGTGCGATCAACGCCATTTGAAGACAAACCTGACGCACGAGGCCCGATGTCATGTGTCACGTGGCCCGCGCGCGTCAGTTGTCGTTATACAGCGCTAGACAAACCCTGTACGTCGGCCCATCCAcccactccctcccccccccctaaATCCCATCGCGCGGCACCCTCATCCTTCCCGCTCGCCCTCGTCATCTTCACCCATGGCCGCCGACGGCGGCGCCGACGGCTCTGTTGGAGATGGCAGGGACGACCGCGGGAACTCCTCTTCCCTCGACCACAGGGACAAATCTTTCTTCTCCGTCTAGTGTGTGCACACGCTCATCCCTGGTGCGGCAGCGTGGGACGATGGAGATGGGCGCTCCGTTCTCGACGGCGTAGAGTGAGTTATGTGTCTTTCTTTGTACATTTATTTGAATTATGTGTAGAGTGTTGTTTAGGAACTATATTTCTGTAGCCATATTGAAAACTGAAAGTGCGATAAATATATTTTCCTGTCATAGCACCTGAATTGTGAGTTAACTGATTTGGTGTTGATTTAGTATACTGTTATTTGAATTTACATGAGCTAAACATATTGTTAACCGAATATGTCGTGcttttgttttgtgtttccacTCTGGATGATGGAATATGTGATAAAAGTGAGAAGCAGATGTCTATTTTAGATATTGTTTCACTTAAAATATATGATATAGATGATGCATGTGTGCTCTATCCACCCCAGTCCGGTGAAAGAGCAGAGTGCTTTGCTCCTATTTTATGTGTTTACGCACAAGATTCTATTGGATATTACCTTTTCACTCAGGAGAGCTGTAATGTGAGAAAGGGAAAGGACATTGCAGGTGTCAATGAGTTTGTTGATGACATGCGAGTAGTGCAAGAAGTTCACATGAAGAAGGAGGAACTGTTTGtggagaaagaagttacaaatgctcacaactctgaagatgatgatgagagtTCAAATGTTGATTATGACACGGGGAGGATGTAGCTAGAGAGGAAGAGAATGAGGATGCTGATCTCCAccagaaaataaaatattttaagagGAAAAGATAATTTGAAGGTGATTCGGAGTGAGAGGACTTGTTCTGTCAGTCTGAGGAGGAGGGGGAACTTGTTCCACCAGAACCTTTgcaaaaaatgccagtgagggaggCCCACAAGTAGATCTCGTTGCAGTTCTCAATCTGCACTTGAGGCTGACTGTATCCCCTCAAGTGTTGAAGATATAGATGAGCCACATCCAGATGATTCACATGCAGGAGTGCAGTTTTTTGTCCCTCGGGTGGTAGAAAGTCCAAGGCAAAGAAAATGAAGGTCAGGCAATGGTATGATGAGAGCAGGTTAAACCCACAGGAGCAAATATGCCGGCACTTGTGTTTTCTGTATGTGTATCAGTTCAGGATAGCTTTGGTGAACTTGCACGTCACTCAAAGGAGGAACTTTCATTACCACAGAAACAACAAGGACAGGATTATAGTGGATTATGTTGAGAAAGTATGCCCCTTTCATATGGTTGCATTTGTTATTGGTAATGAAAAAACATTATGTATTAGGAAATTGCAACTGGAGCACACATGTTCTCCATGTGGAGAGAACTACAAGGTACCAACAAGGTTTGTGGCAAAACCAAAAGAGAATAGCATGAGGACAAATCGTAGAGCAGGAGTTGAAACTCTCATAAAGAAGACAAAGGAGAAATATGATGTGgaggttgaaaggacgtggatgtcgcctagaggggggtgaataggcgctttaaaataattacggtttaggcttgaacaaatgcggaataaaactaacgtttaatttgtcaagcacaaaacctacaacaactaggctcacctatgtgcaccaacaacttatgctaagcaagataaacaactaagtaatagcaagatatatgacaataaacaatatggctaccaCAAAGTAAAGtggataagtaaagggttcgggtaagagataaccgaggcacgcggagacgatgatgtatcccgaagttcacacccttgcggatgctaatctccgttggagcggtgtggaggcacaatgctccccaagatgccactaaggccaccgtaatctcctcacgctctcgcacaatgcaagatgccgtgattccactaagggacccttgagggcggtcgccgaacccgtacaaatggcaaacctagggggcggtcaccgatacccgtacaaattgctcggggcaatctccacaacctaattggagaccccgacgcttgcccggagctttacaccataatgattgagctccgagacaccaccaagcttctaggacgccaaagcatccacgaagaacaatatctagggtactaagtaccgaagctaataagcttctcaaacttcacttccacgtatcaccgtggagaactcaaacgatgcaactaatgtaatggcaagggcacacggagtgcccaagtccttctctcccaaatcccaccaaagcaaataatgctagggaggaaaatgagaggaagaacgaacaagaacacgaagaactccaagatctagacccaaggggttcccctcacttagaggagaaagtgattggtggaaatgtggatctagatctcgtctctcttttccctcaagaactagcaagaatcattggacggattgagagttagcaagctcgaagaaggtcaacaatgggggaagaacacgagctaaagagataaggttcaatggggaagaagaaccccttttataggtggggaaaaatgcaatcgttaagcctcacagcccgcacaaagcgatactaccgctcatgggagcggtactaccgctcggtaggttcaccaaccatgctcagGATGCAAAacacagtccgacggagcggtactaccgcttctggagcggta encodes:
- the LOC123443026 gene encoding probable magnesium transporter NIPA4; the encoded protein is MGGERLGSWVVSYTGMSADNIKGLLLAVSSSLFIGASFIVKKKGLKKAGASGVRAGVGGYSYLLEPLWWIGLITMVVGEIANFAAYAFAPAILVTPLGALSIIISAVLARIILREKLHTFGVLGCILCVVGSTTIVLHAPPEREIESVAEVWDLATEPAFLLYAAIVLAAAFVLIFHFVPKYGQTHIMVYIGICSLFGSLSVMSVKALGIALKLTFSGMNQLVYPQTWFFTLVVIACIVTQMNYLNKALDTFNTAVVSPIYYTMFTSLTILASVIMFKDWDRQNPTQIVTEMCGFVTILSGTFLLHKTKDMVDGLQQSLPIRIPKHVDEDAYESEGIPLRSAADGIPLRSPRGTEGIPLRSAADGIPLRSSRGTESFRSTS